One genomic region from Lusitaniella coriacea LEGE 07157 encodes:
- a CDS encoding WD40 repeat domain-containing protein — MFGVGTKGKVLFKQQWQGSLSEYVTVVAWSPDGLLAASSAAGEVVLWQDGNLVSLLPAGLVSIDCLAFSFDGKFLAAGGQDGKVRVWSMTSPLLRGMRGGFPDLIATLDNAPSWVDKLAWSTICNHLAFSLGRYLQIWDADSQNVITTLPFANSSVLDLAWRPNGESIAISGNGGVKVWSTKDWDDDPYLIDMPSASIVTAWSGDSKYIASGNLDNTIAVLEYGSPHPWVMRGFPGKISNLTWSQRGSSNAPLLAASSIEGIAVWKKEADDKDGWNANVLTLHDSKIQALEFHPHSLLLASAADDGWLGLWTKAKQVGQILEGASGGFSCVAWSQDGKQLAAGGQEGELIIWSESKRGKGFG, encoded by the coding sequence ATGTTTGGTGTAGGTACAAAGGGGAAAGTCTTATTCAAACAACAATGGCAGGGTAGTCTCTCAGAATACGTTACCGTAGTGGCTTGGTCGCCCGATGGTTTATTAGCTGCTAGTTCGGCTGCGGGGGAAGTGGTCTTATGGCAAGATGGCAACCTGGTTAGTTTATTACCTGCGGGTTTAGTATCAATCGACTGTTTGGCTTTTTCTTTTGATGGCAAGTTTTTAGCTGCTGGCGGACAGGATGGCAAGGTTAGAGTTTGGTCTATGACTTCCCCTTTATTAAGGGGGATGAGAGGGGGATTTCCAGATTTAATCGCTACCCTAGATAATGCGCCCTCCTGGGTCGATAAACTGGCTTGGAGTACTATTTGTAACCACTTAGCTTTTAGTTTGGGTCGTTACCTGCAAATCTGGGATGCAGATAGTCAAAACGTTATTACTACTCTACCCTTTGCTAACTCTTCTGTTTTAGATTTAGCTTGGCGACCGAATGGGGAAAGTATCGCTATATCGGGTAATGGAGGAGTGAAAGTATGGTCTACTAAAGATTGGGATGATGACCCCTATCTGATTGATATGCCCTCAGCTAGTATTGTTACGGCTTGGTCTGGGGACAGTAAATATATTGCTTCTGGTAATTTAGATAATACCATCGCGGTTCTAGAATATGGCAGTCCCCATCCTTGGGTAATGCGGGGTTTTCCTGGTAAGATTTCCAATCTAACTTGGTCGCAACGAGGATCGAGTAATGCACCTTTGTTGGCAGCATCAAGTATAGAAGGCATTGCCGTCTGGAAAAAAGAAGCTGATGATAAAGATGGTTGGAATGCAAACGTTTTAACTTTACACGACAGTAAGATTCAAGCTTTAGAGTTTCATCCCCATAGTTTATTATTGGCTTCTGCTGCGGATGATGGTTGGTTGGGTTTATGGACGAAAGCCAAACAAGTAGGACAAATATTAGAAGGTGCGTCTGGAGGGTTTTCCTGTGTAGCTTGGAGTCAAGATGGCAAGCAGTTGGCTGCGGGAGGTCAGGAAGGAGAATTAATTATTTGGTCTGAGTCTAAACGGGGTAAAGGTTTTGGTTGA
- a CDS encoding metal ABC transporter ATP-binding protein yields the protein MKEVVLAVEQLTVTLGTYAAVQEVSFSLEAGTDTAIVGPNGAGKSTLVQAILGILPRQTGNIFILGQPLSRKGSLAPQIRQQIAYLPQNFLVDRRIPITVEELVGLGWDRLRFQVPWANSRKRRHAVRDALAKVDALHLRQQPIGGLSGGETKQVLLAYCLVYPRRLLILDEAPAGLDMRGETEFYQLLYQLKQEEGWTILQISHDLNMVRRHCDRVLCLNRTILCQGTPEVALSPDSLSATYGSEFVRYQHRC from the coding sequence TTGAAAGAAGTTGTACTCGCAGTTGAACAACTCACGGTTACCCTTGGAACCTACGCGGCGGTGCAGGAGGTTTCCTTTTCCCTGGAGGCAGGAACCGATACGGCAATCGTTGGTCCGAATGGGGCAGGCAAAAGTACTCTAGTGCAAGCCATTCTGGGCATTCTGCCTCGGCAAACAGGGAACATTTTCATCCTAGGCCAACCCTTGAGCCGCAAAGGTTCACTCGCGCCACAGATCCGTCAACAGATTGCCTACCTGCCACAAAACTTCCTAGTCGATCGCCGCATCCCAATAACGGTGGAAGAACTGGTAGGTTTAGGCTGGGATAGGTTGAGATTTCAAGTGCCCTGGGCAAACAGTAGAAAACGTCGTCATGCTGTCCGAGATGCTTTAGCAAAGGTAGATGCACTCCATCTTAGACAGCAACCGATCGGTGGGCTTTCTGGGGGTGAAACGAAGCAGGTGCTGCTGGCATATTGCCTGGTTTACCCGCGTCGATTGTTGATTCTGGATGAAGCTCCAGCAGGATTGGATATGCGCGGTGAAACTGAGTTTTATCAATTGCTCTATCAACTCAAGCAAGAGGAAGGCTGGACAATTTTGCAAATCTCCCACGATTTAAATATGGTACGGCGACATTGCGATCGCGTTCTCTGTCTCAATCGCACTATACTTTGTCAGGGAACGCCAGAAGTTGCCCTTTCTCCCGATAGCCTTTCTGCTACCTATGGCTCTGAATTCGTTCGCTATCAACATCGCTGTTAG
- a CDS encoding ArsR/SmtB family transcription factor, whose amino-acid sequence MVEPKLNDICQVRCFNVELVAQFNETLPGDDLLEDAQILFSALADRSRLKILYALSRGEELCVCDAAALLEIKIAAASHHLRKLRDLKILKYRNDGKLVYYSLKDRRVAEILRYALSQLAD is encoded by the coding sequence GTGGTTGAGCCAAAGTTAAACGATATCTGCCAGGTACGTTGTTTCAACGTAGAACTGGTCGCTCAGTTCAATGAAACACTTCCGGGGGATGATTTGCTCGAAGATGCTCAAATTCTCTTCAGTGCTTTAGCCGATCGATCGCGCCTGAAGATTCTTTATGCTCTGAGCCGGGGTGAAGAACTCTGCGTCTGTGATGCTGCCGCTCTGCTGGAAATCAAGATCGCAGCCGCCTCCCACCACCTGCGAAAACTGCGCGACCTCAAAATCCTTAAGTACAGAAATGACGGCAAACTGGTGTATTACTCCCTGAAAGATCGGCGAGTCGCCGAGATTCTCCGCTACGCCCTAAGTCAACTTGCCGATTGA
- a CDS encoding metal ABC transporter permease, producing MLQRESNDLPDPSIHLLATAAGIGATSGVMGMVISDAIDLPNGPSIVLVQLFGFLTVALWCR from the coding sequence TTGCTTCAACGGGAGTCCAACGACTTACCCGACCCAAGCATACATCTCTTAGCTACTGCTGCGGGGATAGGTGCGACCAGTGGAGTAATGGGAATGGTCATTTCTGACGCGATCGATTTGCCTAATGGTCCGAGTATTGTTTTGGTTCAGTTATTTGGGTTTTTGACTGTGGCTTTATGGTGTCGGTAG
- a CDS encoding class I SAM-dependent methyltransferase, which produces MNKSEDFWNKASKNYDKTEERFEYIHKKARENTKKHLKDSHIVMDYGCGTGTASCEFSSQVKEIQGIDISSEMIRIAKEKAVVSKIKNVNFEKADLFEDKFQNESFDVILTFNMLHTVPNPQNIVHRINDLLKPDGLFISITPCLGQKMSILVNLQIQLVRILCKFGVIPIPIRRIKNSDIDILLATGEFEAIESEEIFKGASSYFVAAKKLHKT; this is translated from the coding sequence ATGAATAAATCGGAAGATTTTTGGAATAAAGCTTCAAAAAATTATGACAAGACAGAGGAGCGTTTTGAATACATCCATAAAAAAGCAAGGGAAAACACCAAAAAGCACCTCAAAGATAGTCATATTGTTATGGATTATGGATGCGGAACCGGCACAGCATCCTGTGAGTTTTCCAGTCAGGTGAAAGAAATACAAGGTATCGATATCTCATCTGAGATGATTCGGATAGCAAAAGAGAAAGCAGTTGTTAGTAAAATTAAAAATGTAAACTTCGAAAAGGCGGATTTATTTGAAGACAAATTTCAAAATGAATCGTTTGATGTGATTCTGACTTTCAACATGTTGCACACAGTACCCAATCCGCAAAATATTGTGCATCGAATAAATGACCTGTTAAAGCCTGACGGCTTATTTATTTCTATAACGCCTTGCTTAGGGCAAAAGATGTCAATTTTAGTTAATCTCCAAATACAGTTGGTTCGGATATTGTGTAAGTTTGGGGTAATTCCCATTCCAATTAGGAGAATAAAAAACAGTGACATAGACATTTTGTTAGCAACAGGAGAATTCGAGGCCATTGAGTCCGAAGAAATATTCAAAGGAGCATCTAGCTATTTTGTTGCAGCAAAGAAATTACACAAAACATAA
- a CDS encoding metal ABC transporter permease produces the protein MPTELTRILELLQFPFMQRAMLGGILTGLMGGMLGSFTILRQLSFFSDALGHSALLGISIGLLLGLDPSMVLLPFAVVFALVVTYLLERTRLWTDALLNIIYSSSLAIAIITLSFVGQYKGGLNNLLFGDILAVREPDLIFSAGLLLVCTIFIGLTLRTQMLLTLHEPLAIARGVSVSAHRTAFIVLLSLVVGISIKAIGVLLVSAFVVIPACAARLLSRTFANYVVLSAGLGVLSAVIGILFSAGFNLPSGPSIVATQLAIFLTSMALPRLRVVPLNSGERAVR, from the coding sequence ATGCCGACTGAACTCACCCGCATCCTCGAACTGCTCCAGTTTCCCTTCATGCAACGCGCTATGCTCGGCGGCATTCTCACCGGATTGATGGGGGGAATGCTGGGTAGTTTTACAATCTTGCGCCAGTTGTCTTTCTTCAGCGATGCGTTGGGTCACTCAGCGTTGTTAGGCATTAGCATCGGCTTGCTCCTGGGGTTAGATCCCTCGATGGTATTGCTACCTTTTGCGGTTGTATTTGCTTTGGTCGTGACGTACCTGCTGGAACGGACTCGCTTATGGACGGATGCTTTGCTCAACATCATTTACTCCTCGTCATTGGCGATCGCCATCATTACGCTTAGCTTTGTGGGACAGTACAAAGGGGGACTGAATAATCTTTTGTTTGGCGATATTCTGGCAGTGCGAGAACCGGATCTAATCTTTAGTGCGGGATTATTGCTGGTTTGTACCATCTTTATTGGGCTAACATTACGAACGCAAATGTTGTTGACACTGCATGAACCGCTCGCGATCGCCCGCGGCGTGTCAGTTTCTGCCCATCGTACAGCGTTTATTGTGCTGCTGTCACTGGTAGTGGGAATTTCGATTAAGGCGATTGGGGTATTACTGGTGAGTGCGTTTGTGGTGATTCCTGCCTGTGCTGCCCGGTTGTTGAGTCGTACATTTGCCAACTACGTGGTGCTATCGGCGGGGCTAGGGGTGTTGAGTGCAGTGATTGGAATCCTCTTTTCTGCGGGGTTCAATTTGCCATCAGGTCCCAGCATTGTGGCAACCCAATTGGCAATTTTTCTAACATCAATGGCATTACCCCGATTGCGTGTTGTACCACTCAACTCAGGGGAAAGGGCAGTACGTTGA